A single Silvibacterium dinghuense DNA region contains:
- a CDS encoding TonB-dependent receptor: MKTFMSRSRGVRGCAFALVWAGLCWPVAKAQSTTQGAIAGTVEDATGAVIGGANVVLHNNGTNAEIKLTTDASGYFKAPLVNPGIYTVTITASGFGDYTANTVAVTVGSLSELHPTMNTGTASESVTVSSEAPLLKMESAEISETLTSKEIVNLPLNGGRWSNLALLTPGAVSDANGYGLISFRGISPLLNTVEIDGADDNQAFFSEERGRTREGYSTSQIAIAEFQVNTGVFSAEFGRAAGGVLNAITKSGTNSIHGQTYFYDRDNDWGALNPFTTYTSVTYSGDTPNVITGVPFQPKDWRKRWGFGAGGPLIKDKLFWFYAYDQYRRNFPGVAKPSSPNAFFSQSADMALPSDDSCISTGTAAKVVVTGTNTTPTDVKSGDAGVCALAWRVYSGNYATAALHYTQLLYGTAASGATGLTGAGLLDDLGTTPRTGDEVLNTPKLDWQISGTEHLSALYHRLRWDSPGGVQTQTSNNYATDTFGTDFVKLDYGLVELASVFSPSLSNELRFQYGRELDDEGQQAHSSFTNQYLNNTTGTPVQLAIYGGSSNNGFTAGMPYYSFRTAYPDERKTQLGDTANWTYHNQNLKFGFDILRNADTVNNLYESNGVYTYTYFSDFFADILQPSGTCDSSESQTGLGAYPCYYGFTQGFGTPKFTITTMDYGFFAQDDWKLTPRLTMNIGVRYDYEHVPPPFPSLIATEKYPYAPTQNQPSDKNNIGPRIGFSWDPYGKGKMVVHAGYGLYYGRILNGVILNAYEATGSPLGQYTVPSIYGEKTSSTVPQFPQVISSGTFPTPSLDYFAKNFQAPQTQQYDLSVQQDFGHGNIFTLSYLGSMGRELPNFLNLNLNPSSVASASNTAQSTMYQTTLTVTGTNNNCGPLACGTTITSNVYAKTAKPKSGSTVNTYVNADYGSVTEVVSNINSSYNALVAEFTNRSNKYAQFDLNYTWSHALDYNQNESTSPSTNNWYDPWNNPKANYGNSAFNVPNRFVAWALLNYPGNATDWKKYLINSWHLNPVVQVQNGLPYSAATSGTMPSETYGNYTYSAAGSGMTGSASSSYLLQIGRDTFKQPTTADFDMRLEKDLPISERFNVELLGEVFNVFNHVNVTGVNTTAYSISGSNLVYNPYSTTGGVSGESGFGAVTNANSNFVYSQRQIQLGMKLDF, translated from the coding sequence ATGAAGACTTTTATGAGCCGGAGCCGCGGTGTGCGCGGTTGCGCGTTCGCCTTGGTATGGGCAGGCCTGTGCTGGCCTGTGGCCAAGGCGCAGTCGACGACGCAGGGTGCCATTGCCGGAACCGTGGAAGATGCGACCGGCGCAGTCATCGGTGGCGCAAATGTGGTGCTGCACAACAACGGCACTAATGCCGAAATCAAGCTGACGACCGACGCGAGCGGCTACTTCAAGGCCCCGCTGGTCAACCCCGGCATCTATACCGTGACCATCACCGCGAGCGGCTTCGGCGACTATACCGCGAACACGGTTGCAGTCACCGTCGGCTCGCTCAGCGAGCTGCATCCGACGATGAACACCGGCACCGCGAGTGAGTCGGTGACCGTCTCCAGCGAGGCGCCGCTGCTCAAGATGGAGTCCGCGGAAATCTCCGAGACGCTGACCTCGAAGGAAATTGTGAACCTGCCGCTGAACGGCGGTCGCTGGTCGAATCTGGCGCTGCTGACCCCGGGCGCGGTCTCGGATGCGAACGGCTACGGCCTGATTAGCTTCCGCGGCATCAGCCCGCTGCTCAACACGGTCGAGATCGACGGCGCGGACGACAACCAGGCCTTCTTCTCCGAAGAGCGCGGCCGTACGCGTGAAGGCTATTCGACCTCGCAGATCGCTATCGCCGAGTTCCAGGTGAACACCGGTGTGTTCTCGGCCGAGTTCGGTCGCGCGGCCGGCGGCGTGCTCAACGCCATCACCAAGAGCGGCACCAACAGCATCCACGGCCAGACCTACTTCTACGACCGCGACAACGACTGGGGCGCGCTGAACCCCTTTACTACCTACACCAGCGTCACCTACTCGGGTGACACCCCCAACGTCATTACCGGTGTTCCCTTTCAGCCCAAGGACTGGCGCAAGCGCTGGGGCTTCGGTGCCGGCGGCCCGCTCATCAAGGACAAGCTCTTTTGGTTCTACGCGTATGATCAGTACCGCCGTAACTTTCCTGGCGTAGCCAAGCCGTCCTCGCCGAACGCATTTTTCAGCCAGTCTGCGGATATGGCGCTTCCTTCAGACGACTCTTGTATCTCGACAGGCACTGCCGCGAAGGTGGTCGTTACCGGTACAAATACGACTCCTACCGACGTCAAGTCGGGTGATGCTGGCGTCTGCGCTCTGGCCTGGCGTGTCTATAGTGGTAACTATGCGACCGCGGCTCTGCATTATACCCAGCTGCTGTACGGTACCGCAGCCTCCGGGGCAACTGGCCTCACTGGCGCCGGCCTGCTTGACGACCTGGGCACGACCCCGCGTACCGGCGATGAAGTGCTGAACACTCCCAAGCTTGACTGGCAGATCTCCGGCACCGAGCACCTGAGCGCGCTCTACCACCGTCTGCGCTGGGACTCGCCCGGCGGCGTGCAGACGCAGACCTCGAACAACTACGCCACCGACACCTTCGGCACCGACTTCGTGAAACTGGACTATGGTCTGGTCGAGCTGGCCAGCGTCTTCTCGCCCTCGCTCTCGAACGAGCTGCGCTTCCAGTACGGCCGCGAGCTCGACGATGAAGGCCAGCAGGCGCACAGCTCCTTCACCAACCAATACCTGAACAACACCACCGGCACGCCGGTACAGCTCGCCATCTACGGCGGCAGCTCGAACAACGGCTTTACCGCCGGCATGCCCTACTATTCGTTCCGTACTGCCTATCCGGACGAGCGTAAGACGCAGCTGGGCGACACGGCGAACTGGACCTATCACAATCAGAACCTCAAGTTCGGCTTCGACATCCTGCGCAACGCCGACACGGTCAACAACCTGTACGAGAGCAACGGTGTGTACACCTACACCTACTTCTCCGACTTCTTCGCCGACATCCTGCAGCCGAGCGGTACCTGCGACAGCTCGGAGTCGCAGACCGGCCTGGGCGCTTATCCCTGCTACTACGGCTTCACGCAGGGCTTCGGTACCCCGAAGTTCACCATCACTACCATGGATTACGGCTTCTTCGCGCAGGATGACTGGAAGCTGACTCCGCGGCTGACCATGAACATCGGCGTGCGCTATGACTATGAGCACGTGCCGCCGCCGTTCCCCTCGCTGATTGCGACCGAGAAGTATCCCTACGCTCCGACACAGAATCAGCCGAGCGACAAGAACAACATCGGTCCGCGCATCGGCTTCTCGTGGGATCCTTACGGCAAGGGCAAGATGGTGGTGCACGCCGGCTATGGCCTCTACTACGGCCGTATCCTGAACGGTGTCATCCTCAACGCGTACGAAGCGACGGGCAGCCCGCTCGGCCAGTACACGGTGCCTTCGATTTACGGTGAGAAGACCAGCAGCACAGTGCCGCAGTTCCCGCAGGTGATCTCCTCCGGCACCTTCCCCACACCCAGCCTCGACTACTTCGCCAAAAACTTCCAGGCTCCGCAGACCCAGCAGTACGACCTGAGCGTGCAGCAGGATTTCGGTCACGGCAACATCTTTACTCTCAGCTATCTCGGCTCAATGGGCCGGGAGCTGCCGAACTTCCTCAATCTGAACCTCAATCCCTCATCGGTAGCCAGCGCTTCCAACACGGCGCAGTCGACGATGTACCAGACCACGCTGACGGTGACGGGCACGAACAACAACTGCGGACCGCTGGCCTGCGGCACCACGATCACCTCGAATGTCTACGCGAAGACGGCCAAGCCGAAGAGCGGCAGCACGGTGAATACCTACGTGAATGCGGACTACGGTTCGGTGACCGAAGTGGTGAGCAATATCAACTCCAGCTACAACGCATTGGTGGCCGAGTTCACCAACCGCAGTAATAAGTACGCGCAGTTCGACCTGAACTACACCTGGTCGCACGCGCTGGACTACAACCAGAACGAGAGCACCTCACCCTCGACCAACAACTGGTACGACCCGTGGAACAATCCGAAGGCCAACTACGGCAACTCGGCCTTCAACGTGCCGAACCGCTTCGTGGCCTGGGCGCTGCTGAACTATCCCGGCAACGCCACCGACTGGAAGAAGTACCTGATCAACAGCTGGCACCTGAATCCGGTGGTGCAGGTACAGAACGGCCTGCCTTACTCGGCGGCGACCTCGGGCACCATGCCGAGCGAGACGTACGGCAACTATACGTACTCGGCGGCAGGCTCGGGCATGACCGGCTCGGCTTCGTCGAGCTACCTGCTGCAGATCGGCCGCGATACCTTCAAGCAGCCGACGACGGCGGAT
- a CDS encoding TonB-dependent receptor, with protein sequence MRFRVQWPEWLRAAALLALLAVYAMAASAQSSTGGSVAGTIRDAGGRLFAALITLKNTATGDEIQVLSDRKGNFRFAEVPPGVYAMRINAPGFAVWHAESVAVEVGRITTMTAQLTMEAVEPKWKARQRKTEVGPQPALTDNLDEGAIDNLPSASGDRSAAAGLSAGTVTPAVSQDESSAGPGGVSYRGLSPMLNAASVDGVDNTLAFHAQMRGTGSGGYATAQAAIREFQVNTANAGAEYGHAAGGLVNTVTRGGSNRLHGEAAFSDRDAAWGAGNGFTTLTEQDAAGAWVSVPYKPVDVRRVGSASAGGPLRRNKLFWFGAFDRERRDFPGVARANLPATFFAAPSAQNVETLAARAGLSDAAALTAWNTVLGDLAGMLGSVPRTANQENGFARLDWRPNNRSSVLIEASGMGRKATNGALAGATETYGVGSFGSSSTTTGTALGGWTYTWRPSVVNSARFAWSRERLAQMASKPTAFEQTLASAAWGLAPQVSVDRAEGFAFGTRTSSDRRAYPDETRQQLVDGVTWIHHKHAVKVGFDYSHVQDVVDGLNGQAGAYTYASLLNFMSDLLAPDSCDGSTTGAGVYPCYSHYRQTIGLPDWSLQTEDYGVYVQDEWKLTRRLMFSAGMRYERERLPDTNPAVANGAIPQTRYLPQDRNNYGPRAGVVWDIFGSGRTVIEAGAGVNYGRVPNATVYSALSLTGTGAGAQSYYAKPLDVGAPPFPYVFGAAPALSIVPQAVYFDRHFQNPQVMQGALTLEQRFGRQTVVSLTALGSFSRELMKIVDRNVDLSATGTIHYTVDDPDKLGPLQSAAGYTSRFYYKRLNPAYDAIYAIESETNAKYEAGVLRLTRRIGAAAMNLGYTYAHAWDGNPAESALVTESGLYDPQNTSLEWAASSFDVRQRIAGQVVLHEPWHLKKWAGRAFTGYTLAMSGEWHTGLPYSMQTTGSIPALACSYEQWLQSGEDCAAIDDPGVITGSYVPVSGLGESLDGLGGSRLLPWVGRNTYRKPPITNMDVRLAKRTSITERVSLEMMAEAFNALNHQNVTSLETIGYYADNSTTETNYGRLTYMSGSASTTGSVASAFGTVTAANTSAAYRQRQLQAGVKLRF encoded by the coding sequence GTGCGATTTCGAGTGCAATGGCCGGAATGGTTGCGGGCAGCGGCTCTTCTGGCGCTGCTGGCGGTGTATGCGATGGCCGCATCTGCGCAGTCCTCCACCGGCGGATCGGTGGCGGGCACGATCCGGGACGCCGGCGGCCGGCTGTTTGCCGCGCTCATCACGTTGAAGAACACGGCGACCGGCGACGAAATCCAGGTGCTGAGCGATCGCAAGGGGAATTTTCGCTTTGCTGAGGTGCCCCCGGGCGTTTACGCCATGCGCATCAATGCGCCGGGCTTCGCCGTGTGGCATGCGGAGAGCGTGGCCGTCGAGGTGGGCCGCATCACCACGATGACCGCGCAGCTGACGATGGAGGCCGTCGAGCCGAAATGGAAGGCGCGGCAGCGGAAGACGGAGGTCGGTCCGCAGCCGGCGTTGACCGACAACCTGGACGAGGGTGCAATCGACAACCTGCCCAGCGCAAGCGGGGATCGGAGTGCGGCAGCCGGGCTTTCGGCCGGAACGGTGACGCCCGCGGTTTCCCAGGACGAAAGCAGCGCCGGTCCGGGCGGAGTGAGTTATCGCGGCCTCAGTCCGATGCTGAATGCGGCTTCGGTGGATGGAGTGGACAACACGCTGGCCTTCCATGCACAGATGCGCGGAACCGGCAGCGGAGGCTACGCGACCGCGCAGGCGGCGATTCGCGAGTTCCAGGTGAATACGGCCAATGCCGGCGCGGAGTACGGACACGCAGCCGGAGGCCTGGTGAACACCGTCACCAGGGGTGGCAGCAACCGGCTGCATGGAGAAGCCGCCTTTTCCGACCGCGATGCCGCATGGGGAGCAGGCAATGGCTTCACGACGTTGACCGAGCAAGACGCAGCCGGCGCGTGGGTGAGCGTTCCGTATAAGCCGGTGGATGTGCGGCGCGTGGGCAGTGCGTCGGCAGGCGGTCCCTTGCGAAGAAACAAGCTCTTCTGGTTCGGAGCCTTCGATAGAGAGCGGCGGGATTTCCCCGGAGTGGCGCGGGCGAATCTGCCCGCGACCTTCTTTGCCGCACCCAGTGCGCAGAACGTGGAGACGCTGGCGGCGCGCGCCGGGCTCTCCGATGCCGCTGCGCTGACGGCGTGGAATACGGTGCTGGGCGATCTGGCCGGGATGCTCGGCAGCGTGCCACGAACGGCGAATCAGGAGAACGGCTTTGCGCGGCTCGACTGGCGTCCGAACAACCGCAGCAGCGTGCTGATCGAGGCCAGCGGCATGGGCCGCAAGGCGACGAATGGCGCACTGGCCGGAGCGACGGAGACGTATGGAGTGGGCAGCTTCGGGAGCAGTTCGACGACAACCGGAACGGCGCTGGGCGGATGGACCTATACCTGGCGTCCGAGCGTAGTGAACTCTGCGCGTTTTGCCTGGAGCCGCGAGCGGCTGGCGCAGATGGCGAGTAAGCCGACAGCCTTCGAGCAGACGCTGGCCAGCGCGGCGTGGGGACTGGCGCCTCAGGTCAGCGTCGATCGCGCCGAGGGATTCGCCTTCGGGACGCGTACCTCGAGCGACAGGCGGGCCTATCCCGACGAGACGCGGCAGCAGCTGGTGGATGGGGTGACGTGGATTCACCATAAGCACGCGGTGAAGGTCGGCTTCGACTACAGCCATGTGCAGGATGTGGTCGATGGCTTGAACGGGCAGGCCGGGGCGTATACGTATGCGTCGCTGCTGAACTTCATGTCGGACCTGCTGGCGCCGGATTCGTGCGATGGATCGACGACGGGGGCCGGTGTCTATCCCTGCTACTCGCACTACCGCCAGACGATCGGCCTGCCGGACTGGTCGCTGCAGACAGAGGACTACGGCGTCTATGTGCAGGATGAGTGGAAGCTGACGCGCCGGCTGATGTTTTCAGCCGGCATGCGCTATGAGCGCGAGCGGTTGCCGGATACGAATCCGGCCGTGGCGAATGGAGCCATTCCACAGACCCGCTATCTGCCGCAGGACCGGAATAACTACGGGCCGCGGGCCGGCGTAGTGTGGGATATCTTCGGCTCGGGGCGGACCGTGATCGAGGCCGGGGCCGGAGTGAACTACGGGCGTGTGCCGAACGCAACCGTTTACAGCGCGCTGTCGCTGACCGGCACCGGCGCGGGCGCGCAGAGCTACTACGCGAAGCCGCTGGATGTGGGCGCGCCGCCGTTTCCCTATGTCTTCGGAGCAGCGCCTGCGCTCTCGATTGTTCCTCAGGCGGTGTATTTCGACCGGCATTTTCAGAACCCGCAGGTGATGCAGGGTGCGCTGACCCTCGAGCAGCGGTTTGGACGGCAGACGGTCGTCAGCCTGACGGCGTTGGGTTCCTTTAGCCGCGAGCTGATGAAGATTGTGGACCGCAACGTCGACCTGAGCGCGACCGGGACGATTCATTACACGGTGGATGATCCGGATAAGCTGGGACCGCTGCAATCCGCCGCTGGATACACCAGCCGTTTCTATTACAAGCGGCTCAATCCAGCCTATGACGCCATCTACGCGATCGAGAGCGAGACGAACGCGAAGTACGAAGCGGGAGTCCTGCGGCTGACGCGCCGCATAGGCGCTGCGGCGATGAACCTTGGCTACACCTACGCGCATGCCTGGGACGGGAATCCGGCTGAGTCGGCGCTGGTGACCGAGAGCGGACTCTATGATCCGCAGAATACGTCGCTGGAATGGGCGGCATCGAGCTTCGACGTGCGCCAGCGCATCGCCGGGCAGGTGGTGCTGCATGAACCATGGCACCTGAAGAAATGGGCCGGGCGCGCCTTTACCGGATACACGCTGGCGATGAGCGGGGAGTGGCACACCGGGCTGCCGTACTCGATGCAAACCACTGGTTCCATCCCCGCGCTGGCCTGCTCCTATGAACAATGGCTCCAGTCCGGCGAGGACTGCGCCGCGATCGACGACCCGGGCGTGATTACGGGCTCGTATGTGCCGGTGAGCGGACTGGGCGAAAGCCTGGACGGGCTGGGCGGCAGCCGTCTGCTGCCCTGGGTGGGGCGCAATACCTACCGCAAGCCGCCGATCACAAATATGGATGTGCGGCTGGCCAAGCGGACCTCGATCACCGAGCGGGTGTCGCTCGAGATGATGGCGGAAGCCTTCAACGCATTGAATCATCAAAACGTCACGTCGCTGGAGACGATCGGCTACTACGCCGATAACAGCACGACCGAGACCAATTACGGGCGGCTGACTTACATGAGCGGGAGCGCCAGCACGACCGGAAGCGTTGCCTCGGCCTTCGGGACGGTCACCGCGGCCAATACTTCGGCCGCCTACCGGCAGCGGCAGCTGCAGGCCGGAGTAAAGCTCAGATTCTAA
- the obgE gene encoding GTPase ObgE has protein sequence MFIDEAKIRVKAGDGGNGCMAFRREKFVPRGGPSGGDGGRGGNVIMESTQRHNTLIFFRYNPEHKGERGEHGLGSNCTGKDGKDIILQVPVGTAVYDQETGELIHDFRLPDERVVIAKAGRGGRGNQHFATSTHQAPREHEPGFPGEERLLRLELKVLADVGLVGFPNAGKSTLISRISAAKPKIADYPFTTLQPNLGVVSVGEEPHEQSFVVADIPGLIEGAHLGAGLGTQFLRHIERTRLLVHLVDVSDASGRPDAVEDFKVILKELENFGHGLDEKPMIVVATKIDVANPEKLKKLKAAAKRRKLDFYEISAVTGQGIEALKYAIGAKVAEFKAAEKAEVGA, from the coding sequence ATGTTTATCGACGAAGCGAAAATCCGCGTAAAAGCCGGTGACGGAGGTAATGGCTGCATGGCCTTCCGTCGCGAGAAGTTTGTCCCCCGTGGAGGTCCCTCCGGTGGAGATGGCGGCCGCGGCGGCAATGTCATCATGGAATCGACCCAGCGCCACAACACGCTGATCTTCTTCCGCTATAACCCCGAGCACAAGGGCGAGCGTGGCGAGCATGGGCTCGGCTCGAACTGCACCGGCAAGGACGGCAAGGACATCATCCTGCAAGTCCCGGTCGGTACCGCCGTCTACGACCAGGAGACGGGCGAGCTGATCCACGACTTCCGCCTGCCCGACGAGCGCGTGGTGATTGCCAAGGCCGGCCGTGGAGGCCGCGGCAACCAGCACTTCGCCACCTCCACGCACCAGGCCCCGCGCGAGCACGAGCCCGGCTTCCCGGGCGAGGAGCGGCTGCTGCGCCTGGAGCTCAAGGTGCTGGCCGATGTGGGCCTGGTCGGCTTCCCCAACGCGGGCAAGTCGACGCTGATCTCGCGCATCTCGGCCGCGAAGCCGAAGATTGCCGACTACCCGTTCACCACGCTGCAGCCGAACCTCGGCGTCGTGTCGGTGGGCGAGGAGCCGCACGAGCAGAGCTTCGTGGTGGCCGATATCCCCGGGCTGATCGAAGGCGCGCACCTCGGCGCCGGACTCGGCACGCAGTTCCTGCGCCACATCGAGCGCACGCGCCTGCTCGTCCACCTGGTGGATGTGTCGGACGCCAGCGGCCGTCCCGATGCGGTGGAAGATTTCAAGGTGATCCTGAAGGAGCTGGAAAACTTCGGCCACGGCCTCGACGAGAAGCCGATGATCGTGGTGGCGACCAAGATCGACGTCGCCAATCCCGAGAAGCTCAAGAAGCTGAAGGCCGCAGCGAAACGCCGCAAGCTGGATTTCTACGAGATTTCAGCCGTGACCGGTCAAGGGATTGAGGCGCTGAAGTACGCGATTGGGGCCAAGGTGGCGGAGTTCAAGGCGGCGGAGAAGGCTGAGGTTGGGGCATAA
- a CDS encoding TIR domain-containing protein → MKRLLEEVFVTEGVPQFTFVQPPNFNDIFLDLRRPGKPLIIEGQSGTGKTTCITKAVEKLGSGASVVSLSARKAEDVTRITELVVNRQGGMYVIDDFHRLHSDLQASLADLAKLAAEQPEGEVRLPKLVLVGINQVGSELIHLVPDVAKRVGIHRIQLGREEDIQKLILTGCEQLNIAIENWKLLFEESRGDYWLTQHLCQTLCTGQDILETQDTPRSISINLASLRARVVDRLRSAYHEGVKQFCRGRRFRPSNDPYFKLLRAIGQQDSSIIDLNELANANADVRGSVNNVKEHRLKVLIAEKPECEKLFYYNAETKMFAIEDPAVFYYVKHLNWESLRIDCGFRDESRDYEYEFAISFAGENRALAKSIADNIEILDASIFFDELFENNFLGKAWGNSFREIFAKKCRLVICLLDKYYETKIWPTFERECFLPRVPEGEVIPIYLDETKFVGIPTDTVGIKFDFDPSKPDWESDVVDKIVFRLFERIGG, encoded by the coding sequence ATGAAGCGGCTGCTCGAAGAAGTGTTCGTCACTGAGGGGGTGCCACAGTTCACTTTTGTGCAGCCTCCAAACTTCAATGACATCTTTCTAGATCTGCGCAGGCCTGGCAAACCTCTGATTATCGAAGGTCAGTCAGGAACAGGAAAGACGACTTGCATAACGAAGGCTGTTGAGAAGCTCGGTAGTGGAGCTTCCGTCGTATCATTAAGCGCCCGCAAAGCGGAAGATGTAACTAGGATCACTGAGTTAGTCGTAAACCGCCAGGGCGGAATGTATGTAATAGACGATTTCCATAGGCTCCACTCTGACTTGCAAGCCTCGTTAGCTGATCTTGCGAAATTGGCTGCCGAGCAGCCCGAGGGGGAAGTGAGACTTCCAAAGCTTGTGCTGGTTGGTATCAACCAGGTTGGCAGTGAATTGATACACCTGGTGCCGGATGTTGCCAAAAGAGTGGGAATACACAGGATTCAGCTGGGGCGCGAGGAGGACATTCAGAAGCTCATTCTGACTGGATGTGAACAGCTCAATATTGCAATCGAAAATTGGAAATTACTTTTTGAAGAAAGCCGTGGCGACTACTGGCTGACTCAGCATCTATGCCAAACCCTATGCACAGGACAAGATATTTTAGAAACCCAAGATACACCTAGAAGCATAAGTATTAATTTGGCTTCTCTGCGCGCTCGAGTCGTTGACCGGCTTCGTTCGGCCTATCATGAGGGCGTAAAGCAGTTTTGTCGTGGTCGTAGATTTCGTCCCAGTAATGATCCGTATTTCAAGTTGCTCCGCGCGATAGGTCAGCAAGATAGTTCGATTATTGATCTAAATGAATTAGCCAATGCGAATGCAGATGTCCGTGGCAGCGTAAATAACGTAAAAGAGCACAGGCTTAAGGTCTTAATTGCAGAGAAGCCAGAATGTGAAAAGCTTTTTTACTACAACGCTGAAACGAAGATGTTTGCGATTGAGGATCCTGCAGTTTTTTATTATGTTAAGCATCTCAACTGGGAGTCATTGAGAATTGATTGCGGGTTTAGAGATGAATCCCGAGACTATGAATATGAGTTTGCGATTTCTTTTGCGGGTGAAAATCGAGCTCTCGCGAAGAGCATTGCAGACAATATAGAAATCTTGGATGCGAGCATTTTTTTCGATGAATTGTTTGAAAATAATTTCTTAGGTAAAGCTTGGGGAAATTCATTTAGAGAAATCTTCGCTAAGAAGTGTCGTTTAGTTATCTGCTTACTCGATAAATATTACGAGACCAAGATTTGGCCTACTTTTGAGCGAGAATGCTTTCTGCCTAGGGTTCCAGAAGGTGAGGTCATTCCCATTTATTTGGATGAAACTAAATTTGTTGGAATCCCCACAGATACTGTGGGAATCAAGTTTGACTTCGACCCAAGCAAGCCCGACTGGGAGAGCGACGTGGTAGACAAGATTGTATTCCGGCTCTTCGAGCGTATCGGAGGCTGA
- a CDS encoding voltage-gated chloride channel family protein, giving the protein MKSISAHPLLAEQSHIFVQLLRWLVIASCAGVLGGSASALLLASLNLATAVRESHLWLIALLPLAGLFVGCLYKYLGSSVEAGNNLILEEVHDPQATIPLRMTPLILIGTFLTHLFGGSAGREGTAIQTGASLADQLTRLFRLRNGDRRILLMAGISAGFGSVFGTPLAGAVFGLEVLAIGRLNYAAIFPCFVGAFVGDFTTHAWRVHHTIYTVTQVAPLSPRNLLAACAAGIAFGVTAMLFAKATHAVSHFMKKHIAWGPARPFTGGIVVALAVAAVHTTRYIGLGVPTIVASFQHPLHWYDFAAKFAFTAVTLGSGFKGGEVTPLFYIGSTLGNALAHVLPLPTSLLAGMGFVAVFAGAANTPIASSLMAVELFGAEAGAFAAIACVVSYLFSGHSGIYHAQRLGSSKHAALTHEEGLSLALIAKQRTEADADTLLIPENERFPDSYPGGILMANTAVLRVYFSTAQVLKHDSWWRRMLPQNLGAYLLEQAREAGIEQALLHRVTGGYLKNQKLIMDSSDIPPLRLPQCLELVGEEDLLQEFLRRNQKHLGGARVMFLHGKEAEFEAELERQELEEAIAIERNDQLLP; this is encoded by the coding sequence TTGAAGTCCATCTCTGCACATCCTCTCCTTGCCGAGCAGTCGCATATCTTTGTCCAGCTGTTGCGCTGGCTGGTCATTGCCTCCTGCGCCGGCGTCCTGGGCGGCTCGGCCTCGGCGCTGCTGCTGGCCTCGCTGAACCTGGCCACCGCCGTCCGCGAGTCGCACCTGTGGCTCATCGCGCTGCTGCCGCTGGCCGGACTTTTTGTCGGCTGCCTCTACAAGTACCTCGGCTCTTCGGTCGAGGCGGGCAACAACCTCATCCTCGAAGAAGTGCATGACCCGCAGGCGACCATCCCCCTGCGCATGACGCCGCTCATCCTGATCGGCACCTTCCTCACCCACCTCTTCGGCGGCTCGGCCGGACGTGAAGGCACCGCCATCCAGACGGGCGCCTCGCTTGCCGACCAGCTCACGCGCCTCTTCCGGCTGCGCAACGGGGATCGCCGCATCCTGCTCATGGCCGGCATCAGCGCGGGCTTCGGCTCGGTCTTCGGAACGCCGCTGGCGGGCGCGGTCTTCGGCCTCGAGGTGCTGGCCATCGGCCGCCTGAACTATGCGGCCATCTTCCCCTGCTTTGTCGGGGCCTTCGTGGGCGACTTCACGACGCACGCCTGGCGCGTCCACCACACGATCTACACCGTGACGCAGGTTGCGCCGCTGAGCCCGCGCAACCTGCTCGCAGCCTGCGCGGCGGGCATCGCCTTCGGGGTAACAGCGATGCTGTTTGCGAAGGCTACGCACGCGGTCTCGCACTTCATGAAGAAGCACATCGCCTGGGGGCCGGCGCGGCCGTTCACCGGCGGCATCGTGGTGGCGCTGGCCGTGGCTGCCGTGCACACCACGCGCTACATCGGCCTGGGCGTGCCCACCATCGTCGCATCCTTCCAGCATCCGCTCCACTGGTACGACTTCGCGGCCAAGTTCGCCTTCACCGCAGTCACGCTGGGCTCGGGATTCAAGGGCGGCGAGGTCACGCCGCTTTTCTACATCGGATCGACGCTGGGCAACGCACTTGCGCATGTGCTGCCCCTGCCCACTTCGCTGCTGGCCGGCATGGGCTTCGTGGCCGTCTTTGCCGGGGCCGCGAACACGCCGATCGCCTCGAGCCTGATGGCGGTCGAGCTCTTCGGGGCCGAGGCCGGAGCCTTCGCCGCCATTGCCTGCGTGGTGAGCTATCTCTTCTCCGGCCATTCCGGCATTTACCACGCGCAGCGGCTGGGCAGCAGCAAGCACGCCGCGCTTACGCACGAGGAGGGCCTTTCGCTGGCGCTCATCGCCAAGCAGCGCACGGAAGCCGATGCCGACACGCTCCTCATCCCCGAAAACGAACGCTTTCCCGACAGCTATCCCGGAGGCATCCTCATGGCGAACACCGCCGTTCTTCGCGTCTACTTCAGCACTGCACAGGTTCTGAAACATGACTCCTGGTGGCGGCGTATGCTGCCGCAGAATCTCGGCGCCTATCTCCTCGAACAGGCGCGGGAGGCGGGTATCGAACAGGCCCTGCTGCACCGCGTGACCGGCGGCTATCTCAAGAATCAGAAGCTCATCATGGACTCGAGCGACATTCCACCGCTGCGCCTGCCGCAATGCCTCGAGCTGGTCGGCGAGGAAGATCTGCTGCAGGAGTTCCTGCGCCGCAACCAGAAGCACCTGGGCGGAGCCCGTGTGATGTTTCTTCACGGCAAAGAAGCGGAGTTCGAAGCGGAGCTGGAACGGCAGGAGCTCGAAGAGGCTATCGCCATCGAACGCAACGATCAGCTATTACCCTAG